The following is a genomic window from Benincasa hispida cultivar B227 chromosome 7, ASM972705v1, whole genome shotgun sequence.
acctgtagattgaagttccaatggtacttgaataattaattaatcttctttagttaaattattcaatattcattaactgtcggtcacttcattaaagaccgatagctgcactcttcgcactgatatatttctatgtccattagatataatcaaACAATAgcgcaatgacccttcacaaattgctcataagtatagcttggccaaaattaccgttttgcccttgtagttacaattactccttaagtaccaccgatccctctaatgaacaataagtcatagtccaactatgactaaatctctctcgggccaagagaggatgtggctccacattgttcaagccccggaatcaacccttacgGGTGCAATTTATGTACTTACCccaacattagggaatgagtgaattccatcatgtgtagttgtgttcccagctccccaatcagatgaatctccaaaatggtagacttatcgAGTCggtgatttggccactctcacccatatgaATCAAATGAcgaccttcataggcaggagtttacaactcactcaagattcaggtcatgtcacctatggtcatcctggtgaattgtaagtctctattattaatggtgttatataatgcgactattcatttcgtggtccggtcttatacaaactcctttgtatagaataccccgttcacatatctctatatgaatgatcatgatcagatcatttatagtagtttacaacaattgtaatatctacaaagtaggtcgtattcataatgtcacaaggataaggtatctagccttatccatctattacaaaaccatttaggttatcacttaaacataaccTACAtgtatacatgtttaagcttcagaatataaccttggatgttagtttattggtttgtgggttaatgttattaaatgtcgaataaaatatcttatgttttattaaataaataaaattgtttgtacattacaattacaaactacataatccatgagatttagggcatcaatcctaGCAGATTCTTCCAAAATACAAAAGATAATTTCAACTGTGTTAATTAAAGTATGCAAATCACATACGtgagacaaattttcttttaataatataatattgcAATACAGTGATCAACATTTTTATTACAATATTTACGGGGCAGGAATTAGAACCTCCATATATAAATTAACGTCAAGCTAAACTCACTTTTGCAATGCATCCATCAAGTTAAGCTCTCAAAAATTGACTAGTGTCAAATCGTTTTCAtcaatgtatcaaataaaatatgcaTTATATAATTTACCAGACACATGCGgtctatagtttcttttttctaCGATTCTTCAACTATAGTTCatgagaaaaaaatgagaattgAAAGACTCTTTCTTTCATTTGCCAACACTTATAcaagtttgagtaaaatttgcagcatttttcatattttaactGAGCTCCAACTTGATAGACTCGGGttgaaagttaaaaataaaaatggatgcATTTACAAATTCCAAAGGTAAAATTGATTatgttctaaattttaattttaaaactttaattCACCCATTTATCAAACTTCCTCTATTTTAGTGTAATACATACGAAAAAATTTGAACTCACGATTAAGTCTAAACTTCTATCCACATAAAAGACTATAATACTTCAACTTCAAACAAGTCAAACTCACCTTAATTGAGACTTAACTCGAAGAACATGTCAAATATAGTAGTAAAAAGTATTGGAGTAAAAGATGACTTTTACACCAaattatattagatacctttgaactttgtcatttatccaaaaaaaatacTTCTGCACTTATTAAAGTTGCAATAttattcatcaacttttataaACAGTTCAAAACTCCCACTTGAGTATAAATCTTTTAGAATCTCAAATTGGAATTCTTTTAGCTCACTGTCACgttatttcatatttaattttcacCCAAAATTCTAAAGAATTTCTACTCTAAAAGTATTTATGACAGTTCAAAAGTAATATTGCAATTTCGAAAAATATATGACAAAGTTGACGGTatcttttataatttaacaaaaaagaaaaagataaaaaaaagaaacatagaaAATGGTTAAAAATTACATAACGGAGCAGCCGTTAGGATTGTCATCGCTAAACATGGTGGTGAGCTTCTCGTCGACGGCGTTAGGGCTTGGGATGGCCTGAACGGCGTTTTTTACGAAGCCCGCCGGCGCTCTTTTGTCGTAAGCCTGCGTTACGTACGGATACGCCACCACATTGTACGGAACGTACGGCCATAACTCCGCCCTTTTTCCCGTTCTTCTGACTTTCTTCAAGACTCTGTTAGCCTCCACGAACCCCGTTACCGTTACTTTGCTCTGTTTTCTGTTTACCTCCACCGTCTTAGCGCCTGTATTGTATAATTACCCATTAAcaccattttaattttattatattaacacaaaaaaagaaacattATTATTCTCCCTCTTTTCGATAACTTGATCTTCAATGACGGACTTCAAATCACACATCTttgtatagaaaaaaaaattaaaaaatatttaggaaaacgagaaaaaaaaaagtttgactAATTATCGGAAGATgaactttaattaattttacttttttggTTAGGAATGGAACCTTTCATTTTAGAAACAGCATTTTTTACTCGTCGTTCACATCCGTCACAGTCCATTTTGACCTTGATCTCCACTGTctacaccaaaaaaaaaagaacattttAAGAGCTCACACGAACAAGACAAAAACCATAGGAAAAAGAAACGCTTTGTTTTGGACTTAGAAAACACTTTTTCAAacgtttaaaaaatcaattcgCAAAATTCATTAGATATTTTAAAGAGTGTGACAAAGTttgtaatttttctaaaaaaaatgtttttgaagTTTTAGAAAGATTGTGTGCCattgtttctttgttttctcGAGCTTTGCAATTTCTTTCCGagaaaattgagagaatttTCGCGATTTTTGAAAACTCTTTGAAGAGTACTACTCTgctcttttatttaaaaacacGATTTTAAAAAACTGAGTCGTTTTTAACATTCCCCTAATTTTCTTTCAAGAGAATGCTTAAAACAACTCGATTTCATTagataattctttaaaaaaaaagaaaaactaaatgagaaaaacaaaaacaaacaatataGAATGAGAAGAATATTAGTGGGAACCTgcaatggtttttttttcctttgtctgGAAGTGGCAACATAATCAGAGATTAAATCTGAGACAGAGTCAAAAATTcccatttttttcccttttctctcttttcaactttaaaatgaaactctaaaattatgagagagagagagaagtgtTTTGAGGAAATGGTTACAAATGCAAAGTTTAGAGGAAGGAAGGGTATATAtatagtattatatatatatatatatatatgtatatgggGAACTTTTGAGTGCAAGTgggaattaaaattaaattaatttgggtTTTAAGACAGATAGCCAAGAATGAATTGTGTCctcaaaaaaattcaaaatcaaacaaTGCTacaaattatgtttattttattcaatgtaaacctttgggattttttttttttttttttttttggtactcATTGGGCCCAATCTTaaatagagaaagagagagggacagggaaaataatttgtaaataaatttggGGTCCTTTTGGG
Proteins encoded in this region:
- the LOC120081688 gene encoding heavy metal-associated isoprenylated plant protein 20-like, coding for MGIFDSVSDLISDYVATSRQRKKKPLQTVEIKVKMDCDGCERRVKNAVSKMKGAKTVEVNRKQSKVTVTGFVEANRVLKKVRRTGKRAELWPYVPYNVVAYPYVTQAYDKRAPAGFVKNAVQAIPSPNAVDEKLTTMFSDDNPNGCSVM